The Lactuca sativa cultivar Salinas chromosome 2, Lsat_Salinas_v11, whole genome shotgun sequence genome includes the window AGAACGTTAGCTTGTTATTTGGAGAATATATTCTGACCAAAGACACTAATTTTCTGAGTGTACAATCGCTGAGTCGGTGAACTTTTGTCTCATCACTCCCTTTATCCTTTCCCACCCTGTTCTCTTCATTAAAATCCCCAAATTCTCTGATGAACAACAGCTTTACTACGAAATTGTTGCGGAATTACTGCGTTTCGGTTAGTATCATTCGTTTCAACTTCTAGTTTTAGCTTCGCAGTTGAATTTTAAGCTCATCAATAGATTTTTCGTTTGCTCTCGTTCATACCTGTGGATTAATCGTGATGTTTTGGTATTTTTAGGAAATTATCGCGTTCGAGTATTGTGTTTCTTGTGAAACTGTTGTTTTTAGGAAATTATTGCTTTCTGAAAAGTTTAATAGAGTTCGGATTGACACTTGATTTTGATGAACTATAGAGTAACGTACGGGTAATTACTGGGAAATTGTACCTGTTTCTGTTTTTCTTGCAAGAACACATAGGCCTATGACTTCGGTTTTACATTATGAAGGATGCTTtgaaagaatcaaaatcacataacCTGTTAAAAGGTAGAGGATAGTTGGGTAATGTTACATTGATTCCTATAATCGATTTTCGTACGCTAATTGATATCCAAATGATTACGTTTACCCTAAATAATCAGAAAATTGGAATCATAATCGGTTTACGCAAACACTTAAAATTGATTGTTGCAATTTCAAATCGCAATAAGTAGTTTGAACGCACATGGCAATCCCTTAGTTTTACGTAACTCGTAGGCTATGAAATGGGAATTTCTTAACTTGTCCCAAAgaaatattagacttttaaattACACCTCTGTGGATGGATTAAAGAGTGATGAGGATATAAGAAAAGAGTTTGATGGTAACTTAAAAGAGGGTGATTATGATTATTGATTAGACTTTTGGTTTGTTTAAGACTTTTAGTTTGTTCAAGgcttctttttcttgtttattatCATTATAAACTATATCTTATATAACAACCTTCAGTTTGAGTTTCATCATCTGTTAGTTGAATTGCTTATTGCTTGTACATAGCCAAAGATTCTGGTGACATCATGAATCTTTTAATAATTTCTAAACCAAAAAACATTCTATTGTTTGCACAATAACTTAATTTATGTGTCTgctttctttctttttcacaGAACGAAATATACATAAAACCATAATGTACTTTTCTCATTTTATCGATTAACCACTTAACCATTTTCTCTAGTGATTAAACCATTTTACTTTTTTAccatttagaaaaccattttcctcCGTTGTCCCATCTTGTAAAAAGGGaaaatacagaaaaaaaaaaaaaaaaacacaacatgCTTTAATCCTTTTGTTATGAATTCTTTTCACTCCATTTTTGGGTTGCTTATCTTAATTCAACTTTTACTTTTCTTGCTTCATGTAGGTCTTGTTTAACAAGAAGCATTCTTCTATTACTAAATGATTCCCATAAAACCCATTTCTCAATTACTTCTACACTTTTAGTATCACAATGACTTCAAACAAACCagatacaacaacaacaacaatccttcAATATCCACCTAAAAATCAAGAAATCAACATCAAAGTTTGGGGATTATCCCTCATTTCAGTTTTCCCATGGGCAGAAAACCTAAAAATCCCAACTTTTTTcaacaaaaaactaaaaaaacacgCACAACTCTCTCAAACCAATCTTGTGGGACCCGGTATCACTTACTCCACAGTTCGTTTCAGACCTTATGTTTCAAAGGTTCCATGGCACACGGGTCCAAGGGCATTTTTGTCACAATTGTTTCCACGATATGGGCATTATTGTGGACCAAATTGGTCAAGTGGGAAAGATGGAGGATCTTTATTGTGGGATAAAAGGCCTATTGATTGGCTTGATTATTGTTGTTATTGTCATGATATGGGGTATGATAGTCATGATCAAAGTGAGCTTTTGAAGGCAGATTTGGCTTTTCTTGAGTGTTTAGAGAGGCCCCATATGGCTACAAGAGGAGATGTTCATGTTGCTCATCTTTACAAGACTATGTGTGTATCAGGTTTGTGGTAGATTTCTTTCCAACTTTTGTGTTTTAGAaatggttaaatgcaagaaatagcaaattACTTTATTGATTTATTTAGGAGTTATTGGAATAAATTGAAACTTTAGTTGATTTGTTTATTGTAGCATGGAGCATCCTAGTTTCATTTCTTTTTCCTACtaaagcattgtactttaaaattttaaaataattttttttccgaTCGATgaaaagaccttgtatttttctattttttttttttcgatttgacCCTTTTAGTGGTTTTTTTTCCCGAAAAAACTTGTCAAATGTGaggtttttcgaaaaaaaaaagttgcgggatttttcggaaaaaatgaaaaactgCAAGGTCTTTTTCAAGATAAAAATAAAGTTGTGGTTTAATCAGGAAAAAGCTCAAtatataaggtcttttatgatATTTAACCTTTAAAAATAActgaaagtaagatgctataatacATGAATAAATGGTAATATGTTTTATAGCTTTGCATTTAtcccaattatagcaatgtcatccaaatacaaaacAATTATTTCTGTAATAATTTGGTAGATTTTCCAAAATATAATGTCCAAAATtccaataagaaaaaaaaaagaaagtatAATGTTGTAATTGGGTAATTTTTTTTGAAGTACTATGtcgtaatagaaagaaatgatgTCAAAACATGGATTCAGTCGTATCTCTTGTCTGTGCAAAAGACGTTAATGCCCTCCTCATCCTCACTACCAAAAAGATCCCTAGAAAATTTGTTCCATGTAAGGAACTTTGCCTAAAGGACAAAAGAGTAATTTAACCTATAATTTTTTTCTTCCTATAATACAGGTCTGAGGGGTATACTGATACCATACAGACAACATTTGGTGAAATTAAAGTCGGGTCAATTAAGTCTTGGATTCGGATGGCTCAGCAATATGAAATGGAAAGGATGGAATGCTCATAAAGAAGCACGCTAGACTTAAAATTCAATTATGTCTATATAAGActcgtgtgtgtatatatatatatatatatatatatatatatatatatatatatatatatatatatatatatatatatatatatatatacaagtaaTATGTATGTAAATGTCTTGTGAGTAAATGTCCAAATGATAACATTTTATATTAAATTGTCGTTTTATTAGTCTAAATTTCTCCATCCATCTTAGTATATCGTAGTTGCAAAAACATGTAGGCGTATTTTGGATATCAGGAAGAGGAGGAcatttatgtcttttgcacaTATGAGAGATCTACTTTGTCTCGGTTCATCTTTTTGAATAAGACAAAAAAGTTACTGTTTTGTTCACTTTAGTCACAGTCAAAATCAAATACGCATAATAAAATGTTATGGCTTGACATGTGTAACAAATGGGGCATGTATGGTCTTTCTTTGTAAAGTTGATTATAATGTGTATAATAagaattagagtaaattacacgaatggtccctatggtttagggtaatttacgtgtttggtccctaacttatttttgtaACTCGGAacgtccctactgtttgtttttcttacgcgtttggtccctgccTTAcctaaaaacaaacaatagggaccttccaagttagaaaaataagttagggaccaagcgtgcaaattaccccaaatcatagggaccattcgtgtaaatTACTCTTAAGAATTACCTTAGGctaattttcattttatataaTGAAGGGTAATAATTTATAGAGTAGATTATGAATTTGGTCCATATGCTCGATCCAAAATTGCAAGTTTGGCCCAAATTATCGAATTATCCGCATGTTGTCCTTAAGTTTGAATTTTGTTGCCAATATAGTCCTTATCCATATAGTATGGCTTCATTGAACTAAACTTGCAATTTTGAGTAAAGCACAAGGACCATATCGGTAATGAAATGCAAATGTAAGGACTGGCATATAAACAATTTTAAAATTTGGACCGAACTTGTGATTTTCTATAAAGCAGAAGAACAAATAATTTAATTTACTCTAATTTTTATTAATTCCCTCCATTCCACGCAATGTATTTTTGTCATTGTATGTAACATTATAATTTACTTTAGATCTTATTATGCCGGTGGGTTAAGGTGTATTACTCAAAATGGACATAAAAAAATATTGCTTGAAGTAAGAATTCGTGGAAAGTAGGTTATATTTACATATTTTCAACTACATTTTTCAGGTGATTCAAAGTCGTATGTATATTGTAATATCTCAATACAAGTTAAAAGGATACAAACAAGATGTTATAATCGATGAAAGATTCCTTGTCTAATACAAAAAAATCAACGAGGAAATGTCTAAATCAATAAACCAATAATGTATTATAATATTACAATCCATAGTCGTTATTATTGGAAGCTTACTGAAAGGAAAATGAATATATGTTGAATTACGTACCCACTTTATTAATTAAGATTAAGGGTATGTCTGGGGAGTTTGGAGTTACAACTTTTATATGTATAGACTTGTTCAACAAATATGGTGTAAGCTTTTGCAAGTTGTAAAATGATAGAACCGACTAAAAACTCATTAAAATTCTCAAAACCTATTTGAAGTAACTTTTGTACATAAAATAAAAGCTTTAAGTTAGTAATTCCGAATGaagttttttctttaattttagtatttttttttcttaaaaactaaAGCTTCTAAAAGCTCTTGATGCTCGTTGCCAAACATATCATTAATGTTTTTGTTAGTAGAATATTTGGAATTTTTGTCTAGCAAGAATCAAGATACATGAAATTAGAGATGATGGGTTTCAATCTAGTCTACTTCTATTTTTTGTTGCAAAGAAagtattttacatgttaaaatagGAAAAGAATGAAGATCACCATGATATGCTTTgtcgtttttttttaatatatgtgGATGTGAATTTATGTTGATGTGCTTGTGGATGACATTACATGTGTTTTAAAGCATTGGTGCCAATATGACAACTATTGTTACATTGTATATGACACTAAAACTGTAAACATGACCAAACTAATGTGACTACTTTTCTAGTGCAATAGCTACAGTACAATCCGTAGCTATTCTGTAGCTATAAGCAGATAGCTACGGAAAAATGTCTGTAACATAATGACCCGTGGCTAAATTATAGCTATGGAATAGCTACGAAAATAAATAGCTATGAATTTCCTACATAATAACTATGAAATTGAATAGCTACGAAACTAAATAGCCACGGAAGCGGATAGCTATGAAAGTAAATAGCTACGGATTTCCTGTAGGTAATCCGTAGCTAAttactttttatttaaaaaaaaacaatattttttttaaataaaaaacaattaatttggtcaaaatgaaataaaaattcaTTACATTAAACAACAAAATGTCAAATACATTACTAAGTGCTTAACACATTACAAAAACATCATTTtccaaaaataaatattagaataAACATAATTAAATGTCAAATCgatagctattccgtagctaattagctacggaataactACGGATTAACATCCGTAACTATTCTGTAGCTATACTAGGGCGTCCCATTCTGTAGCTGATCCGTAGCGATTTCATAGCTAATTAGCTACAAAAATTTTCCGTAGTTGTTTTCTGTAGGAAAACCCCCTATTTTCTAGTGGAGAAATGACTTATTAGGGTAATTAACTATTGCCGTTGTACTCAATTGGTCACTTTTTTTTTGTATCTCATTTACCATTCAACTTGTTGTAGGTGTTCACAGAAACCATTGAAACCGGCTATTGAAGGTTTCTGGCAATTTCTTATCTCCGGCGACTCTCCGGTCGTCTTCTCCGGCGAGCCTCCGGCAAAAACGAGTTTTTCCGGCGGATTTTTCTCGACTGCCATCCAAGCGGCATCCACCGCCGGTGTTGTTGCTTAGCTTTCTCCACCCTCCCCTCTCTCCCTCCTGTCGATTTGCTACCAGAAAAAGGAAGAAGGAACGCAGGCAACAAGCCACCTACCATCACCGGAACCCACCTGCCACCTCCCTTTTGCCGCCGGTAAACCACCATTACCACCTCTTGCTGCTTGCTGCTGCTATAAGTCATCAAACCGAGGCCCAAGGATCCGTCGAAAATCTCATTTTTGCCGAAGGCTCGCCAGAGAAGACGACCGGAGAGTCGTCGGAGATAAGAAATTGTCGGAAACCTTCAATAGCCGGTTTCAATGGTTTCTGTGAACACCTACAACAAGTTCAATGGTAAATGAGATATAAAAAAAAGGAAATGACCAATTGAGTACAAGGACAACAGTTAATTATCCCAATAAGTCATTTCCCCTTTTCTAGTAGTGTGTGTGATGACAACTAGTTGCTACAGTGCATGTAGGTAACAATTAAATTATGAGATGTCATTATTTTGTAGTTTCATATGAAGAATGTGCTACATGTTTTTTCTGTTCATAGACACATTTAATGTTACTAATATAAACTCATGACCTCACTAGACCATAAGCCTTTACACATGTGCATGACAAGTATTTGAGGTAATCTAAggatgatcacaaaacttttcGTAATAAGAGTACATATTTTGCTTCGAATTCCTTAATCCGTGATAAGTTAGTGTGTTATTTACAACTTCCtcgtttttaaatttaaacaattgCAACCCGATTGAGGGAGTTTAGTAAGTCAATAGCCAAAGACTTAAATCTTTTACATAAATAAGCAAAACCAAAACAATCCTTTTAGTGGACCAAATTGATAATAACCAATTTCTAACATTTTGTGGTAGAAATGTCACAATGTTGTTTTGTTTTGAATTGATAGATGAAGATATCATTTAATTAAGTAAGTTATATATACATATTTGTTTTACTTAAAGCGGAAAGATAGATATAGCAAGAAAGTTAAAGAAACAATGTTTTCACCATTAAATTGTAACATTTATTAAATTTGTCTTCATGTATTTGTCTTCTCTATTATGTTATTATTTtcgttttttctattttaaacaCCTTTTACACATACaacatttaatatttatttatataaaaaaaacttagaCTTTGTCTAGATTCATATAGAAAAGATGACTTTACATAAATCCATGGATTAAAGAAACCGAAAGCACCAATACCAATGTTTGATTGAAGTGAAATGGATATGATGTTAATGTGACAATGGGAACATGGACCATTATTGGTCCTCATTTCTGAATGGTGAGGACCATCAAGCTATTGTGCAACTCAACCATAAATGTCTCCAAATGCACCACCTTTTATTCCCTCTAATTTGCTCTATTTTGACTTTTTATGCAAGCAATAGACAATAATTATATCATTCTATTGATTTTTTTATgtacaaatattaaaaaaaaaaaaagaaatacaaTCTATCATATACCAATTTCGAAAAaactattatattaattttttacatgttaaaattttcttttttcttggCATCTTGCAATGGTCTAATTCCTCTTTCCAAAatgtttttcaataaaaaaagaCTTATAATAAATTATGCTTTCTGGCATTAAACTTTTAATGTGCTTTTCATAAGGATTGAAAGTCTTTATATAGCCAAACatttaatatagatttttctTGTGTTTAATATAGAGATATTTGCGTATGTATTGAAATTTAGGAGTTTTAATAGACACAAAAATATAACTAATAGTGTTATCGTTAATTTGTATATAATAGATCGCGTTTACATTTATCTAATTTTATTTGATAAAATAGATAAAACAAATTTAAATATGTTCGGATTGAAATGTATGTATTTTTAATTCAAATGAAAACATATCTTAActaatatttataattataaaaaattatattttacttTAATTCATTTGAGTAAAAGGCTTAGAAGATTGTAAGTCTATAAGGCTATGAGTCTATGGACGTGAACGTGTTCGGCAAAACTAGCTGATAGCGATTAGCGGATAGCGGGTAGCGTTTGATTTTGAAAGCTACTCCATGTAGCTTTTGATTTTGGAGGGTTTTGTTTAGGTTAAAAGTTAAACGTTCATGTCGTCGAACGAGACTTTTTCTTTTTTACTAACGTTTTCTTAAAAGCTAGAAGTCAGAAGCTCCCAAACACTACATGCCGAACACACCCTATGATACATTTGATGTTAATGTAATGTAAAATTTGATATATTTTTGAATAACTAGTCAAGAATGTCATAGTATTTCATCACACGACTCAAATACCTCaattttagtggtcgaaacaacaATGTTACAAATTATGAATGCCATTGTTATACATATTGTAAGAGTAGGCCACTCTCCTTTAGTGATAAggtgttttataattttttagaaAGGTATCTCATTTTAAATTGAAATTTGTAGGATTCACAATTTATTTGGAGTGTTTAATTTTCAAATTGTCCACTATTTGACAGACATAAACTAGTTTATACTCTAACTTGTCTTTTaagtaaaaaaaacttttgagtcaaTTTATCAATAAATTAAGGCCCTGTTTGATATGCATCTGACCGAGTCAAGTCAGACATTTTTGGCTGACTCGGTTAGCTGAGAGTGTTTGATTAACAAAATTTGGGTGTCTGACTCGGTCAGCAAGGTCTAAGTGAGAAAGAGATAGGGGGGAAGCAAATTAAAAGAGGGCAGTGAGAATCAAACCTATGACCTTATATTCACAAAGCTGCATCTTTTCCACTATGCTAGAAggtttttttgttatatttgctcaaatattttatataatatgtaacgctagttattattattattgttatcatcatctttattattattattattattattattattattattgttatcatcgtctttattattattattactattattattattattattactactactattattattattatctttattattattattattattattattattattattgcataAAAACGAATAGCGCATCAAGGTAAAATAATCATTTTGCATCAGTCAGCATGttcagtcagatgtacaatcaaacaacatgatttcttacCCAGTCGGAATTTCTTACTGAGACAGACATTtctcagtcagcaactatcaaatgGAGCCTAAGTAATTTTTTTTCCATAAATTTTGTAGATATGCtcttatatgataaaataaattttcatttaaaaggtAATTCGGATAACTTTACATTTTACATTAGAAGTTGAGGTACAAGTCCATTGAAGTGATGATGTAATTTAAGATCAAATCAAAAGTTTTTCAAATAAAACTTTTAGGTTGAATAACAAGTTTAATCATTGGTGTCCTCTTATCATAAATGCTTCATTTAGGTTGGAGGACGTTATGCCACTTTTGCCATACTTTTTTTTTCTACCATGTAGACATGAATTCATTTTAGCCACACCACTTACTTTTCTTGTCGTTTAAGGAGATGGTGTGTCATATTACATTcactttgatttttttaaatattataattaatataaaacTAAAACTACTATTAAGATAAAAATGACAAGTATATGATAATAAAAGATAATGACACTTGAAAGTAAACACaggaaatataaaacataaaaataacgtCGTTAAGGCCACATATTGGTGCCATTTTATGCTTCTCTTAAGACCCTAACAACTTGCCAAAACTCTAGATAACATAAAGCTATAAGttttttttggcagaaaattGCAAGAATATTGCTTAACAACATTTCATCATTTCCCAAGTACGTCTCAATGTATTAAACACAACGTTAAACTATACTCTCACTTGGTTTGTGTGTCTCCATTTGATATAGATTTGATATTTGCTTCAATAGCAACATTGACCCATTCAATGTGGAATCATTAGGTGATTTTAAACCAAAAAGAAGACTTTTCATAGAATTCGATCATGGGGTTTTCATGTACATCGATCCATGTATGTgtgacatcccgaaatttaggtATAAAACCGTGGACGGTTAAATCACAGTGAATCTCTTTGTAATTTGATTTATCGAGTTTTAtgcatatttttataaatatacagTGTTATTACaactaaaatataatataaaatgatATCTTATTTCCAATTGTGAAAAAAACTCAAACGCCCTATTAGAACTGAGTAGTCCGTCAGAAACTGAGTAACTTTCGCATCCATGCAACAAGCTTTAGCATCCATGCAACTTTCGCATCATGTAGCTTTCGCATCCATGTAGTTCGCATCGTGTCTATCA containing:
- the LOC111905540 gene encoding uncharacterized protein LOC111905540; translation: MTSNKPDTTTTTILQYPPKNQEINIKVWGLSLISVFPWAENLKIPTFFNKKLKKHAQLSQTNLVGPGITYSTVRFRPYVSKVPWHTGPRAFLSQLFPRYGHYCGPNWSSGKDGGSLLWDKRPIDWLDYCCYCHDMGYDSHDQSELLKADLAFLECLERPHMATRGDVHVAHLYKTMCVSGLRGILIPYRQHLVKLKSGQLSLGFGWLSNMKWKGWNAHKEAR